A portion of the Paucilactobacillus hokkaidonensis JCM 18461 genome contains these proteins:
- a CDS encoding xanthine phosphoribosyltransferase — translation MKELEERIKADGTVLSGDVLKVDQFLNHQVDPDLMFAIGQRFAQLFADNNITKIITVESSGIAPAIMTGLQLHVPVIFARKHKSLTLTDDLYTANVRSFTKQTDNQITISKKYLTSSDNVLIIDDFLANGQAVFGLLEIAKQAKFNVAGVGIVIEKSFQPGAQKIKDQGIRLESLAKIKSLADGQVTFMSAE, via the coding sequence ATGAAAGAATTAGAAGAACGAATCAAAGCTGATGGAACGGTATTATCCGGAGATGTATTGAAAGTTGACCAGTTTTTAAATCACCAAGTTGATCCAGATTTAATGTTTGCGATTGGCCAACGATTTGCACAACTGTTTGCGGATAACAATATTACAAAAATCATAACGGTTGAATCATCAGGAATTGCACCAGCTATTATGACAGGACTACAATTACATGTACCCGTCATCTTTGCTCGAAAACATAAAAGTTTAACGTTGACTGATGATTTATATACCGCCAATGTGCGATCATTTACGAAACAGACTGATAATCAGATTACAATTTCAAAAAAGTATTTAACCAGTTCAGATAATGTTTTGATTATTGATGATTTTTTAGCAAATGGACAGGCGGTATTTGGTTTGCTAGAAATTGCTAAACAAGCCAAGTTCAATGTAGCCGGGGTTGGAATTGTGATTGAAAAGAGTTTCCAACCGGGCGCTCAAAAAATTAAAGATCAAGGAATTCGGTTGGAGTCACTAGCAAAAATTAAATCTTTGGCGGATGGACAAGTCACATTTATGTCAGCCGAATAG
- a CDS encoding glycoside hydrolase family 73 protein: protein MAKRRKRKTKWSNFLFKRGRIRWLNLVVLVLIIALAGYGVDQLHQLRERQMIVQKQSNSKKLFIKQIAPESQVMMREHNVPASITMAQAILESDWGSSTLAAKYYNLFGVKSSSVTNSQVLDTKEYENGSWIVIHGRFQVYSSWSASIDAHTMLMVNGTTDDQSKYANVIKATNYKDAAQALQQAGYATDPDYASKLIQVIQTYHLDKYDENN from the coding sequence TTGGCGAAAAGAAGAAAACGTAAAACCAAATGGTCGAACTTTTTATTCAAGCGTGGCCGTATTCGTTGGCTCAATCTGGTAGTATTGGTTTTAATAATTGCGTTAGCAGGCTATGGTGTCGATCAACTGCACCAATTGCGGGAACGACAAATGATTGTCCAAAAACAATCTAATTCAAAAAAATTATTCATCAAACAAATTGCGCCGGAGTCCCAAGTAATGATGAGAGAACATAACGTACCCGCATCAATCACGATGGCCCAAGCTATTTTGGAATCAGATTGGGGCAGCTCGACATTAGCCGCCAAATATTATAATCTATTTGGTGTTAAAAGTTCATCAGTAACCAACAGCCAGGTACTTGATACAAAAGAATATGAAAATGGTAGTTGGATTGTGATTCATGGTCGATTCCAAGTTTATTCCAGTTGGTCCGCGTCGATTGATGCACATACGATGTTGATGGTTAATGGAACGACTGATGATCAGTCCAAATATGCCAATGTCATCAAGGCAACTAATTACAAAGATGCAGCACAGGCATTGCAGCAAGCTGGTTATGCGACTGATCCTGATTATGCATCAAAATTAATTCAGGTTATTCAAACTTATCACTTAGATAAATATGATGAAAATAATTAG